The genomic DNA CTTGTCGAAGGAGCGGCCGTTGGCGCCACCCGAGACGCTGCAGCCCGTCGTGCCCGAGGGGGTGTCGGGCGTGCAGTCCGTGAAGGTCCGGGTCGTCGTGTTGAAGGACGCGCTGTACTGGAGCAGGTCCGGGTTGGCGTGCTGCGCGATGAAGACGTCGCCCATCTCGTTGGAGCGGCCGTAGTGCGCCTTGAGGAGCGTCTTGCGGTCGTTGGTGATGTCATACGTCGCGGAGACTCGGGGCCCGATGCCCACCAGGTTGGTCACGAAGGTGTTATTGTCGCCGTAGAGCCGGGCCACGTCGGCGCGCAGGCCCGCCACCAGGGTGAGCTGACGGTTGATGGTCCAGCGGTCCTGGAGGAACGCTCCGAGCTGGGCCACGCCGGCGCTGGTGGTGTTGGCGCCGGGCTGGCCATCCGCTCCGTAGAAGGACACGCGCGTCTGGCAGAACCCGAAGGTCGCTGGGTCGTCCGGATTGCACACGCCGCCCCGGTCCAGGTAGCGCAGGTTACCGCTCGTGCCCAGCTCCTGGTCTCCCGACAGGTAGCCCGCCTGGAAGCCCGCCTTCATCTGGTGCGCGCCCAGCTTGAAGAGGAGCGTGGGGTCGAACTGGAAGCGGTACTTGTTCTCCGTGGAGTAGTTGCCCGTGTAGTTGGACAGCGAGTTGGACGAGCCCGTGGCGAAGCTGTTGCTCGTGTCGATGTGGGCCACGGCGTCCAGGTCGTTGTTCTGGGGGCCTTGGTACACGTTCTTGTAGGTGACGCCTGTCTGCAGCTGGAAGAGGACGTTGTCGCTGACGTTGCGGTCGTAGTTGGCGATGAGGAAGTAGCCGCCGCGCGCGATGCGGGACTCGGCATCCAGTGACGTGTTGGCGTTGGAGTAGTTGTTGGTGATGGTGTTGCGGTCCACGTTGACGGCCAGGGACAGGCGGTCACTGGCCGTGGGCTGCCAGGTGAGCTTGAGCCGGGCCAGGTTCGTCCGGGTGTCCTTGGGGCGGTTCTCCTGCACGCCGTTGAGGGTGAGCGGCGTCTCGCGCAGGCTGAAGTTCATCTGGCCGCTCAGGTAGAACCACAGCCGATCCTTCACGATGGGACCGCCCAGGGCGAGCACGGGCGAATAGAAGGTGGTCACCGCCTGGGGGCCGCTGCTCTGCAGCAGGCCGCCGGCGCTCGTGGGCTGGTTGGAGGCGAACTGCGTCTTGGCGCCGGCCCAGGAGGGCTGGAGCACGAGCGCGGCGTCGTAGGTGAAGCGGTTGGAGCCCGTCTTGGTGACGATGTTCTGCACGACGCCCAGCGAGTTGTACTGCGCGTCCAGGCCGCCGGTGATGATCTCGAAGTTCTCCACCGCGTAGAAGTTCATGGTGGAGGAGATGGAGCCGTCGGACACGTCCGTGGTGTCCATGCCGTCCACGTAGAACTTGCCCCAGCGCGAGATGCCGCCGCGGCTGCTCGGGGCGGTGCCCGGGCCCACGCCCGCCACGAGCTGGGCCATGCCCTGCGGCTGGGTGTAGATGGGCGTCTGCGCCGCCTTCTCCGCCGTCACCACCGCGCCCGTCTGGGCCGAGTCCGGGTTGATGATGGGGTTGGCCCGCTCGGTGATTTCGTAGGTGGCCGTCGCCTGCGTCTCGGTGAACACCTCCAGCTTCACGTCCACGGGCGTCGTCTGGCCCAGGCGCACCCCGATGTTCTTGATCTTGGTGGGGGTGAAGCCCTCCACCGTCACCTCGAGGGTGTAGCCCTCACCGGGGGGCAGCAGGTCGAACTCGTAGCGGCCGTCCTCGCCGCTCGTGCGGGAGATGGGCTGCTGGAGCGCGGGGCCGCTGATGGTGAGGGGCACCTCGGACAGGGCGGTGCCGGTGGGGTCGTACACGTAGCCGGAGACGCGGCCGTAGTTCTCGCCCGCGGCGCGCGCGGACGAGGGCAGCAGCGCGAGCGCCAGGATCATGAGCAGCGGCGCCCAGCCTCGGAGCAATGGGGTCTTCATGGGGGATTCTCGAAAGGGGGAGGAAGGGGAGGGAGGCCTACGGGTTGCTGGCCACGACGAAGAGCAGACCCGCGGCGTTGGTCACCGGCAGCGTCTTCATGTCGATGGAGTTCTCGGGGCAGTCCTCCGCCGCGTAGCAGAGGGAGGTGTAGTCACTCGGTTGCTTGCCAGCGGGCACCACGAAGGTGCGCACGCGCACCACGGGGGACCACTCGGGCGTGCCGGGCCTGGCCGCGAACACGAGCACGGCGCCGGGGTTGGCGGGCGTGGGCGCGGCATCTTCCTGCTTGGCCTTCACCTGCACGCCGTCCATGGCCGTGAACACCGGCACCTGTGACACGCTGCCCTTGTTGTCGACATCGACGACTTCCGTCCGCGCCGCGCCGCCGTCCAGGTAGGCCAGTTGCAGGCCCCGGTACCACCCGTAGGCGGGCACGTAGGCGGGGTTGTTGGCCGGGGGCTGCACCGCCAGGGCGATGTTGATGACCGCGCGCAGGGCGTACGTCTGGCCCTCGGCCTCGGCGCCGCCGAAGACGCCGTCCTGGAGGGACTGGTGGCTCTTGATGGCGTTGCAGGTGTACGCGGACGCATCCGTCCACGTCTTCACGGCCACCAGGGGCGGGAGCACGGCCGTGGTGCCCAGCGGCAGCGCATCGAAGACGGGGTATTGCACGTCCTCGCGATACGCGTCCGTGCGCACGTCGAACGCCTTGCCCGCGGTGCACTCGCTGGCGACGTCATAGACGTTGTTCTTCACCAGGCTCACGGGCAGGGACAGGCGCTGCGCGGTGTCCTTGACGAGCCCCGAGGCGTTACTGGCCAGGAAGCCCAGGTTGTAGAAGGAGAGCGTCTCCTGGTTCGCGTTGGCCGTCACCGCCTGGTACGTGGTGCACGCCGTATCCTTCTTTTCGCCACAGATGGAGGGGGGCCGGAAGTTCGCGCTCAGCGCCGAACCATCCATGGCTCCCTGGTACGCATCCACCGGTTGGGCCGGACCACACGACATGGCTCCCCACGCCGTCATCAGCGTGAGGGCCCACTTCTGCTTCGTCTGCACGAGAGCCTCGCGGGGAATGAGGGGGGCTCGCGGCTCGAGCATCCGAAAGCGTGCCAGGCCGCTGCCGGAGCGTCCGTGTATCAACAGTTCGAGCCATTTTCCAACAAGGGAGCCGTTTTTCACCCGAAGTTCACCCAGTGACCCGGGGGGTAGGGAGAACAGCCCCTCGGATTGTGCTATGAGAGGGCGACCCTCTCAGTTGAGGCCCCATGTTCTCGCAGCAGACCGCTCCCCCAGCTCCCAACTTTTTCGGTCCTGCCCTGATTTCCGTGGTAGTCCACGTGGGCCTGATTGGTGCCCTGTTCACCCTGGCGAAGCCGCAGGCGAAACCGGTGGTGGAGCAGAAGGAGGTGGAGCTGACGCTCGTGCGTCAACTTCCGCCGCCCCCCCCGCCTCCGCCTCCCGCGGGGGGTCCCCGGCAGGTGGTGCAGAAGAAGCCCACGCCCCGCAAGGAAGTGGTGCTGCGCAAGCCGGACAAGATCGAGCCCATCAAGGAGAAGCCGGAGGAGAAGCCCCCGGAGCCGGAGCCGACTCCGGAGCCCGAGCCCACCCCGGAGCCCGTCGCGACGCCTGATCCGGCGGGCGTGCCCGGAGGGGTGGAGGGCGGCGTGGCCGGGGGCGTGGTGGGCGGAGTGGTGGGAGGCGTGGTGGGCGGTCAGCTCGGAGGCCAGCTCGGTGGGACGGGCGAGGCCCCGGTGAAGCCCAAGAACGTGCCGCCCTTCGTGATCCAGCGCGACGTGGTGCGCCAGACGCCGCCGCGCCTGTCCGAGGTCTTCAAGCAGTCGCACCGCAACCAGGGCACCATCAACGGCATGTATCGCATCTGCGTGGCCACGAGCGGAGACGTGTACGAGGTGACGCCGGTGAAGAACGTGCCCGGAGCGGACGAGGACATCATCACGGGCATCCGCGAGGGCTGGCAGTACAAGCCCCAGAAGGTGCCGGTGTGCTTCCTCTACAACATCCCCATCACCATCACCTGAGCGCCGCCGGGGCGCCGGGGCGCTAGCGCCCCCGCTGGTAGCGGCTCGCCTGCTTGTCGACGAGCTCGAGGCTCACCTGGGCCTCGCGGCACGAGGGCAAGAGTTGCAGGGCCCGCTCGAAGCTCTCGCGGGCGCGATCGAAGAAGCGGGTGCTGAGGTACTGGTGGCCCCGGCACACGAGCTCCATGGCCTGGTGGCGAGGGGTGGGCATCAGCTTCGCGGCCCGGGAGAACAGGCCGAGCGCCTTGGCGTAGTCCTGCGCCTCCAGGGCGCTCATGCCCAGGCGGTAGAGCTGGAGCGCCATCGTGTCGGGCGAGGGCGCGGGGCGGGCGCCGGAGTCGGTGACGGGCCGCGGGGCCGAGGAGGGGGCGCGCGGGGGCGTGGCGGCGGTGGGGATGCCGAAGGCGGGCGTCAGGGCGGGGCCCGGACGAGGCGGCGGAGTCGCGGCGGTGGGCAGGCCGGGGGCGGGCGTCAGGGCGGGTCCCGGGCGGGACACCACCGGGGGCGCGCTCACGGGCGGTGGGGTCCGGGCCGGGGCCGGTAGCTGGGCCGGGCGGAGCATCCGCTCGCTCCATTCGCGCCGCTTGTCCGGCTGGGACAGCACCTCGAAGGCCTTCTTGGCGCCGAGGAAGACTTCCAGCGCCTGGGCCTTCTCCTGGGGCGACTTCATCCGGAGCCTGTCCGGGTGGGAGGTGGACGCGATGAGGAGGAAGGCCTTGCGGATGGCGGGCAGGTCCTCCGTGCCCTGGAGGCCGAGCACCTCGAAGGGATTCTTGTCGTGGGAGAGGGGATCCTGGGACATGGGGCGTCCTCCTCAGGGCGAGGCGGCGGTGGGAGGGCGCAGCGTGGCCTGGGCCTCGCGGCCGGTGGCGGGCTCGCGCGCGGTGATTTGCAGGATACCGTCCGCGTCGATGGTGAAGTCCACGGCCACGCGCACGGCGCCGGCCTCGGCGGAGGGCAGCTCGGTGAGCCGCAGCTCGCCGAGGTAGCGGTTGGCGTCCACGGTGGGGGATTCGCCCTGGTAGACCTCCAGGTCCACGTGCGTCTGGCCGTGGAAGGTGGTGGTGAAGACCTTCGTCTCGCGCGCGGGGATGGTGGTGTTGCGGGGGATGAGGACGCTGAAGCGGCCGCCCTCGGTGCGGATGCCCAGGCTGCGCGAGAGCACGTCCAAGAGCAGCACCTGGGGCGCCTCGGGCGAGGTGCCGGCGACGATGTCCGCCTCGAGCGCGGCGCCCAGGGCCACGGCCTCGTCGGGGTTGACGGAGCGCTCGCCGGGCCGGCCCAGGTAGCGCTCGGCGCGCGCGCGCACCGCGGGCATGCGCGTCATGCCGCCCACGAGCACCACGCGGTGGATGTCCTCCAGGGCGAGGCCCGCGTCCGCCAGGGCCTGCTCACACGGGGCACGCAGCCGCTCGAGCTCGCGCGAGGCCAGGTTCTCCAGGAGCGTGCGCGAGAAGGAGGGCAGGGACAGGTGCAGCGGATTGCCCCCGCGGGTGGCGAGGAAGGGCAGGTCGAGCGCGGTGGTTTCCCGCTCGGACAGGGCGCGCTTGGTGGCCTCGGCCGACTCGCGCAGCCGCCACAGGGCGTCCGGGGCCCCCGTCAGGTCCACCCCGGTCTGCTTGAGGAAGATGCGCCGCAGCGCGTCCACCATCAGCTCGTCCACGTTGTCGCCGCCCAGGGCGTTGTCCCCGCACGTGGCGAGCACCTGCACCACCTCGTCCTCCACGTGCAGCAGGGAGATGTCGAAGGTGCCGCCGCCCAGGTCGAACACGGCGATGTTCTCCGGGCGCGACTCGTCGAAGCGGCAGGCGAGCATGGCGGCGGTGGGCTCGTTGAGCAGCCGGTGCACGGTGAGTCCGGCGCGCTGTCCCGCCTGCTTCGTCTCCTGGCGCTGCACCTCGTCGAAGTAGGCGGGCACGGTGATGACGGCGCCGTCCACGCCCTGGCCGAGCCGCGCCTCGGCGCTCTCCTTGAGGTAGCGCAGCACGTGGCCGAGCACCTCGGCGGGGCTCTTCACCTGACCGTGCACGCGCACCGCGGCGTTGCCCGCGGGGTCCGCCACCAGCTCATAGGGCAGGAGCTGGCGCATGGACTGGACGACGGGGTCCGAGAAGCGCCGGCCCATCAGCCGCTTGGCGGCGAAGATGGTGCTGGTCGGGTGGAGCGCGGCCTGGCGGCGCGCGGCGCTGCCCACCGTCACCCGGCCCGAGGGGTCGAAGTGCACGACGGATGGGGTGGTGGTCTCTCCCTCGCGGTTGGGCAACACCCGCGCCTGGCCCGACGTCGGGTCCACCCGGGCCATGCAGCTATTGGTCGTGCCCAGGTCGATGCCGAGAACGATTCCCATTACAACCCCTCTTGCCTCCGTGTCGCCGCCGTCAGGCCGCCGCCAGCAACCCGAGCTCGGTGAAGAGCAGCGCCACCCGACGAAGCGCTCCTTCATCCTCCGGACGCTTGAGTTCCGCAAGCGCGCCGGACAGGGTACTGCCCGGCTTGTTCAAAAGGGAGGCGGCCCGGAGTTCGGAGGCCGAGAGATTCAGGTCGCTGGGTGACAGCGGGGCATCCAGGTTGCGGTAGAGCGGTTTGTGGCGCAGGGGCTCCTGCTCCCGCACCAGCCGCTCCAGCGGGTAGTGCATGCGCAGGCCCTCGTTGAGCAGGGCCAGTCCCCCCAGCCGCTCCTCGGAGCCGTCGGTGATGGGGGCTTCTCGCTCGAAGAAGGCGTAGCGGCCGCGCGTCCAGGCGAGCAGGCCCAGCGCCACGCTCCGGCGGTGCTCGCGCGTCCACTCGGCGAGCTCCGTGGGGGACAGGGCCCGGGCGGCGAGCAGCGCCTCCACGAGCCGGCCCGTGAAGGGGCGGGTGCCCTCCACCGCGCGCTGCCATTGCTCGGGCGTCAGCTTGCCCGTGCTCAGCACGAAGGGGCCGAAGCGGTCCGCCGCCAGGCTCGAGCGCACCGCGATGATCTGCCCCGCCTTGAGGAACAGCTCCTTGTGGACGCGGTTGTCCTCGAAGTGCAGCCGGCCGGTGGCGCGCGTGAGCATCAGCCGGGACATGACGCGCAGGGGCGTGGCCAGGGTGAGGTTGCCGGCGTAGCGGGGGCGGGGGGTGGAGGAGCGCCGGTCATTGAGCCGCTCCAGGGCCGCGGCCGCCGAGGCGCCGATGCGGGGAAAGGCGGACGGGGACAGGAAGGGCCCGCCGGACTGGGACACCTGCACCTCGGGCGACAGCTTGCCGCTGGCGAAGAGCAGTTGGACGTCCTCCTCGCCCAGCTTCATGAGGAAGAGGCCTCCCCCTGGCTCCCGCACCGTGTAGGTGATGGCGGCGGGGGCTTCCAGGCCGAGCAGCTCCGGGGGGATGGGGGGCTGCACGGGCGGCGTGCGCACCTCCGGCTCGTAGCAGGTGCTCAAGAGCGCGGCCAGGTCGCGCTGGGACACGCGCAGGCCCGCGCCGAGCAGGAACTCGTCCAGCGCGTCGAGCACGTCCGCGGCCGTCTGGTAGCGCTCGTCCGGGTTGGCGAGCATGCAGCGGTTGACGACGGTGCACAGCCCCTCGGGCAGGAAGGGCGCCGCGTCCTGCAGCCGCAGGGGCCGCGCCCGGAGCGCCACCGTCTGCTTGAGCACGTCCATCACCGAGCCCGGCTTGAAGGCATGGCGCCGCGCGAGCATCTCGTACAGGGTGATGCCCAGGGCGAAGATGTCCCCGCGTCCGTCCGCCTTCTTGCGCGCCAGTTGCTCGGGCGGGATGTAGCCCGGCTTGCCGCGCACGTTGTTGGTGGCGCCCGCGTTGCCCACCAGCGCCACCCCGAAGTCGAGCAGCTTCACCTCTCCCTCGAAGGAGAGGATGATGTTGGTGGGGTTCACGTCGCGATGCACGAGGTGCAGCGGCTCGCCCGCGGCCGAGCGCGCCCGGTGCGCGTAGTCCAGCCCCTTGAGCACCTCCATGGCGATGTAGCAGGCGATGTGCACGGGGATGCCCTGACCCCGCGCGGCGATGCGCCGCATCATGTCGTGCAGGTCGCGCCCATGGATGAACTCCATGGCGATGAAGTACTCGCCGCGCTGCTCTCCGAAGTCGAAGATCTGCGCGATGTTCATGTGCTGCAGGAGCGCCGACAGCCGCGCCTCCTCGATGAACATCTTCACCGCGGATTCCTGCTGGATGGCCTCGGGCAGCACGCGCTTGACGACCACGGGCTTGGCGAAGCCGCCCGCCCCGAGCGCGATGCCCCGGTAGATGTCCGCCATGCCGCCGCGGCCCAGGTGGCTGAGCAGGACATAGCGGCCGAAGCGGGCCGGCAGTGAACGATCCCCGGACGTGGTGCTCATTTCCTACCGGTGGGAGGCGGGTTTTCATCGACGAGCATGTCGCTGAACATGTCCTCGCTGATGACGAGCGTTCCCGGACGATTCAAGGCGGGCCGGGGAGGCTCGGGGACGGAGGGCCGCTCCGGGGCGGGGACGCGGGCGCCCGCCTTGGCCATGGCGGGTTGGTTCGCGGTAGGCGTCACCGCGGGCACGGGCGGAGGCTCGGACGGGCCCCCCGCTTCCAGTTCGTCCAGCGGGCCGAGCATGATCTCCATGCTGGGCGCCCGGGTCGCGTTGGCGAAGGACTCCGTGGAGGGCTCCTCCTCCGTGCCCAGCGTCTCCAACATGCTGTGGGCGAGCGCCATGGTGCTGTTGCCGAACATCTGATTCGAGGCCTTCACGGCCTGCCGGCCCCGGGCCGGAGTCTGCCGGACGGGGGCCGCCACCACGGGGAGCGAGAGGGGGGGCGGCAGGGGCTGGGGCGGCGGTGACGCGCCGGGGGCCTTGTCCCCGGAGAGCAGGACGATCATCCGGCGCAGATCCGCGAGCGTCTGCTCCTTGGCGCTCAGGGCCTGCTCCCGGGTGGCGAGCTCCCGCTCCAGGCTCTCCACGCGCTGGGCGAGCCCATCCCGCTCGGCGCGCAGCCGCACCGTCTCCTCGCCCCCGGCCTGATGGGAGTCCTCGGAGGGCGTGGGGGTTCCCCCACCCGCGCGCTGGCGCAGGTTGAGCAGCTCGCGCAACCACAGGCGCTTCTCCTCGCGCACGAGGGCGTCCTGTTCGCGCCGTTCCTCTTCCTGGCGGGCCAGTCCCTCCTGGAGTTGTTCACCCAGGCCGCTGATCGCCGAGAGCAGTTCCTTGAGACCGCGGCTGGCGCGCTCCAGCCGCTTGACGTGCTGGCCCTGCTCCTCGATGCGCTCGAGCAGGCGGGGCAACACCACGGGGGGCGCGTCGCGGGAGGCCGTCTTGCGCAGCTCGTCGCGCTGCGCCTCCATCCGGCCCAGCTCCTGGGTGGCCTGCCTCAGCACGGGGACGACCTGCTCGGCGATGCCCTCGACCTGCTGGCCCAGGTCGGTGCAGCCGCGGCGCACTTCCTGAAGCGCGCCCTCGGGCGGCGGCCTGCTGGTTGCGTTCCTCTTCACGCTGCGTCCACTCCCTCCATCAGGGGCCTGCTCGCGCCATGATACCGCACGCCATCATTGTTCCATGAGGACATGGGAAGACGGAGGCCGACCCCCCGCCGGGTGAGCGGCCATCACTTGTCCCGGGACGAATTGCCGGGCGTACGGGGGGCGGGCGGCGTCTCCTTCGAGGATGCGGGCACGTCGGGGCGGAGGGGCAGGGGAGGCAGCGCCTCGAAGCTCTCCAGCGCGAGCTGACCCAGGCTGGCGTTCGCCTCGGGCAGCCGCTCGATGTCCTCGGCGTACCAGGGCGTGTCGATGCTGGTGGGGGCCAGGGGCGCGGGCGGGGGAGGGGGCAGGCGCGCGGGCGCGGCCTTCGACTCGATGCCCTCCGTGTCGATGTCCGACTGGGAGAGCTCCACCGTGAAGGTGTGGACGGGCCGGGCCCCCTCCGCGCGCCGGGGACCGGACACCTCCACCATGGGCCGACGCCGGGGACGGGGGGCCTCCTCGGCCACCGGAGGCGGTGCGGACGGGGGTGTGCCCGTGGGGTCCACCGGGCGTACACTCACCTGCAGCGCGGCTCCGCACCCCGCGCACCGGATGACCTGGGTGCCCGCGATCAGCAGCGGCACCTCGGTGCCACAGCGCGGGCACAGGGCGCGGGGGACTGTCGCGGATGGTGGAGCCTCTACGGTCATGCGCTCGTTGAGCTTCGAGGAACGCCGACGTGGCCTCCACGCGTGCCGGGTCTGGGCGTTACCCGAGCCGCCCATCCTTTCGCAAGCGGATTCTCCGGTCAACGACTTCGCCGCCTCCTGGGCGGGGGAGTGGCGTGCCTCTTTCTCAACGCCCACGAAAGAGCACTCTGGCCATCGTTCCTCTTCAATATGGTTTGGCCCCGGTCCCCAGG from Melittangium boletus DSM 14713 includes the following:
- a CDS encoding TonB-dependent receptor; this encodes MKTPLLRGWAPLLMILALALLPSSARAAGENYGRVSGYVYDPTGTALSEVPLTISGPALQQPISRTSGEDGRYEFDLLPPGEGYTLEVTVEGFTPTKIKNIGVRLGQTTPVDVKLEVFTETQATATYEITERANPIINPDSAQTGAVVTAEKAAQTPIYTQPQGMAQLVAGVGPGTAPSSRGGISRWGKFYVDGMDTTDVSDGSISSTMNFYAVENFEIITGGLDAQYNSLGVVQNIVTKTGSNRFTYDAALVLQPSWAGAKTQFASNQPTSAGGLLQSSGPQAVTTFYSPVLALGGPIVKDRLWFYLSGQMNFSLRETPLTLNGVQENRPKDTRTNLARLKLTWQPTASDRLSLAVNVDRNTITNNYSNANTSLDAESRIARGGYFLIANYDRNVSDNVLFQLQTGVTYKNVYQGPQNNDLDAVAHIDTSNSFATGSSNSLSNYTGNYSTENKYRFQFDPTLLFKLGAHQMKAGFQAGYLSGDQELGTSGNLRYLDRGGVCNPDDPATFGFCQTRVSFYGADGQPGANTTSAGVAQLGAFLQDRWTINRQLTLVAGLRADVARLYGDNNTFVTNLVGIGPRVSATYDITNDRKTLLKAHYGRSNEMGDVFIAQHANPDLLQYSASFNTTTRTFTDCTPDTPSGTTGCSVSGGANGRSFDKTHTPPSVDEVSLGLHREVSEGSVVGVDLTYRRYNNMWIDEEVNQIWDPSGTRVIGYVDPSTSGTVYRIRNPDDAWRDYKGADLWVQGKLGRWDLLASYTLAFNNGTVGNYFDGYGTNPRLKYLFEGPMPDDIRHTLKGAVGYSTPFGLDFNLRARYLTGTPLWQYQTLSSSSTGAPGSISFYRSPRGTGYTVNRNSANVLVSNFNDPATLTELRNPAQLVIDAQVRYDLGRLVKLGQNKMELMLLVTNVLNNTDATALYDQYGTATYGQTRSRGNSPIAGQMTLRFRN
- a CDS encoding PaxA; this translates as MGLIGALFTLAKPQAKPVVEQKEVELTLVRQLPPPPPPPPPAGGPRQVVQKKPTPRKEVVLRKPDKIEPIKEKPEEKPPEPEPTPEPEPTPEPVATPDPAGVPGGVEGGVAGGVVGGVVGGVVGGQLGGQLGGTGEAPVKPKNVPPFVIQRDVVRQTPPRLSEVFKQSHRNQGTINGMYRICVATSGDVYEVTPVKNVPGADEDIITGIREGWQYKPQKVPVCFLYNIPITIT
- a CDS encoding tetratricopeptide repeat protein; translation: MSQDPLSHDKNPFEVLGLQGTEDLPAIRKAFLLIASTSHPDRLRMKSPQEKAQALEVFLGAKKAFEVLSQPDKRREWSERMLRPAQLPAPARTPPPVSAPPVVSRPGPALTPAPGLPTAATPPPRPGPALTPAFGIPTAATPPRAPSSAPRPVTDSGARPAPSPDTMALQLYRLGMSALEAQDYAKALGLFSRAAKLMPTPRHQAMELVCRGHQYLSTRFFDRARESFERALQLLPSCREAQVSLELVDKQASRYQRGR
- a CDS encoding Hsp70 family protein, coding for MGIVLGIDLGTTNSCMARVDPTSGQARVLPNREGETTTPSVVHFDPSGRVTVGSAARRQAALHPTSTIFAAKRLMGRRFSDPVVQSMRQLLPYELVADPAGNAAVRVHGQVKSPAEVLGHVLRYLKESAEARLGQGVDGAVITVPAYFDEVQRQETKQAGQRAGLTVHRLLNEPTAAMLACRFDESRPENIAVFDLGGGTFDISLLHVEDEVVQVLATCGDNALGGDNVDELMVDALRRIFLKQTGVDLTGAPDALWRLRESAEATKRALSERETTALDLPFLATRGGNPLHLSLPSFSRTLLENLASRELERLRAPCEQALADAGLALEDIHRVVLVGGMTRMPAVRARAERYLGRPGERSVNPDEAVALGAALEADIVAGTSPEAPQVLLLDVLSRSLGIRTEGGRFSVLIPRNTTIPARETKVFTTTFHGQTHVDLEVYQGESPTVDANRYLGELRLTELPSAEAGAVRVAVDFTIDADGILQITAREPATGREAQATLRPPTAASP
- a CDS encoding serine/threonine protein kinase, whose amino-acid sequence is MSTTSGDRSLPARFGRYVLLSHLGRGGMADIYRGIALGAGGFAKPVVVKRVLPEAIQQESAVKMFIEEARLSALLQHMNIAQIFDFGEQRGEYFIAMEFIHGRDLHDMMRRIAARGQGIPVHIACYIAMEVLKGLDYAHRARSAAGEPLHLVHRDVNPTNIILSFEGEVKLLDFGVALVGNAGATNNVRGKPGYIPPEQLARKKADGRGDIFALGITLYEMLARRHAFKPGSVMDVLKQTVALRARPLRLQDAAPFLPEGLCTVVNRCMLANPDERYQTAADVLDALDEFLLGAGLRVSQRDLAALLSTCYEPEVRTPPVQPPIPPELLGLEAPAAITYTVREPGGGLFLMKLGEEDVQLLFASGKLSPEVQVSQSGGPFLSPSAFPRIGASAAAALERLNDRRSSTPRPRYAGNLTLATPLRVMSRLMLTRATGRLHFEDNRVHKELFLKAGQIIAVRSSLAADRFGPFVLSTGKLTPEQWQRAVEGTRPFTGRLVEALLAARALSPTELAEWTREHRRSVALGLLAWTRGRYAFFEREAPITDGSEERLGGLALLNEGLRMHYPLERLVREQEPLRHKPLYRNLDAPLSPSDLNLSASELRAASLLNKPGSTLSGALAELKRPEDEGALRRVALLFTELGLLAAA